A region of Nostoc sp. C052 DNA encodes the following proteins:
- a CDS encoding D-Ala-D-Ala carboxypeptidase family metallohydrolase — translation MNEKTTPLIPASQNQTAKTQSQSLEPPKKADKLSDERNKTLFRVKIGGKSTPTPASNTTYSTQANPLQLADKSFTTSGLFSVNPLSPDKSQFGFSDSTFKDTGFAQAISSDLTKVTKENHSEQFLAQSQPNEPDTPRILIFDSLKGEILGEPCLILSSHQHATVKFVIHDPDDKFRLQIEKLDNIEIELGFVEGYRKNKFVGQVFTVGRKFPDGTIVEAIDPSYSLQQTGSDAIAAETVVTPLPAQPVTATPKTNPLSAQPVAAATKPAAVAPLASKDKSKNQSLAATFAKESDKLKFESSGVNLQKQGDVQFQQTQMAAAETDAALRGNVLVASGNTLTSVAPGAGKPTGVILDYKGNRSVFIGNPIVYKRTNLHLQSGFGAITVQGWDVNNKQVIGATVVSPGEVKQHPTGIIEAPEWGSVKLGDPIFPGCPYTWADATKNGSRVPKNKEIMASIVTIAKIITQLTKESGQKKWTITSWFRLQAIKAKNSQHLYGRAVDFHFGGSEYSKLTAKLRATWPGGVAKGDGFTHIDCRHLYGGGQARWTY, via the coding sequence ATGAACGAAAAAACGACCCCATTAATTCCTGCGTCTCAAAACCAGACAGCTAAAACTCAATCACAATCACTAGAACCACCCAAAAAAGCAGATAAGCTTTCAGATGAAAGAAACAAGACTTTATTTAGAGTCAAGATTGGCGGGAAAAGTACTCCTACCCCGGCAAGTAACACCACTTATAGTACTCAGGCTAATCCCCTTCAGCTTGCAGACAAATCTTTTACTACAAGTGGCTTGTTCTCCGTTAATCCCTTGTCCCCGGATAAATCTCAATTTGGTTTTTCAGATAGTACTTTTAAAGATACTGGTTTTGCTCAGGCAATTTCTAGCGATCTTACTAAAGTCACCAAAGAGAATCATTCCGAACAATTTCTTGCCCAATCCCAACCGAACGAACCGGACACACCGCGAATTCTCATATTTGATTCTTTGAAAGGGGAGATTTTAGGCGAACCATGCTTGATTCTTTCCAGTCACCAACACGCTACGGTGAAATTTGTTATTCACGATCCCGACGATAAGTTTCGTTTGCAAATTGAAAAATTGGACAATATCGAAATTGAATTGGGGTTTGTTGAAGGCTATCGCAAGAATAAGTTTGTTGGGCAAGTTTTTACAGTCGGTAGGAAGTTTCCCGATGGGACTATAGTAGAAGCCATCGATCCTAGTTACTCTTTGCAACAAACGGGATCGGACGCGATCGCTGCTGAAACAGTTGTTACTCCTTTACCTGCACAACCAGTAACTGCTACTCCAAAAACTAATCCCCTATCTGCACAGCCAGTCGCCGCTGCCACAAAACCTGCTGCTGTTGCTCCATTGGCATCAAAAGATAAAAGCAAAAATCAATCTTTGGCGGCAACCTTTGCCAAAGAGTCGGATAAATTGAAATTTGAAAGCTCTGGGGTAAATTTACAAAAACAGGGTGATGTGCAATTCCAGCAAACTCAAATGGCCGCAGCAGAAACAGATGCTGCCTTGCGGGGTAATGTTTTAGTTGCTTCTGGGAATACCCTGACTTCGGTTGCACCTGGGGCTGGGAAGCCAACAGGTGTTATTTTGGACTATAAAGGCAATCGCTCTGTTTTCATTGGAAATCCAATTGTTTACAAACGGACAAATTTGCATTTACAGTCGGGGTTTGGGGCGATAACTGTTCAAGGCTGGGATGTGAATAACAAGCAGGTTATTGGAGCAACAGTGGTTAGTCCTGGCGAGGTCAAACAACATCCCACAGGAATCATTGAAGCTCCAGAGTGGGGTTCGGTCAAACTTGGCGATCCCATCTTTCCGGGTTGTCCTTATACTTGGGCAGACGCAACGAAAAATGGCTCTAGGGTGCCCAAGAATAAAGAAATCATGGCCAGTATTGTGACGATCGCTAAAATCATCACACAGCTAACGAAAGAAAGCGGTCAGAAAAAATGGACAATTACAAGTTGGTTTCGCTTACAGGCAATTAAAGCCAAAAACAGCCAACACCTTTATGGTAGGGCAGTCGATTTTCACTTCGGTGGCTCTGAATACAGCAAGCTGACGGCGAAGCTGAGGGCTACTTGGCCTGGAGGGGTAGCGAAGGGGGATGGATTCACGCATATTGATTGCCGCCACTTATATGGTGGTGGTCAAGCTAGGTGGACTTATTGA
- a CDS encoding IS1634 family transposase, translated as MTASPLDIRVQDIDHCGIVAGICDEMELVEQINRLLGSHPQEIISAGQVVKAMILNGLGFVSAPLYLFEKFFIGKATEHLLGEGIHPEHLNDDRLGRVLDKLYSKGLTEVFVTVALSAARKFGVKMDSLHLDSSSFHVDGDYTLQTGEEEAEPGTIHITYGYSRDHRPDLKQFILDLMCSGDGDIPLYLRVADGNESDSAMFAKLIADFKRQWLLDALFVADAALYTEENLQQMKQLRWVSRVPITLTAAKQLLDNIHENAFVSSSLPGYRIASCCNFYADILQRWIVVESQVRKQADLKQLEKRLSKQLTKAQTELKQLSQQQFACEKDAQLAAERMNCKLPLHQLVDIKVVEILQHKGRGRPRKNAVIEKHYQLCATLAPKQTAIDVEVQRAGRFLLATNVLDASKLSDDHVLIEYKAQQSTERGFRFLKDPLFFTSSVFLNSPKRVAALAMIMGLCLLVYSLGQRALRQALNRAKKTIDDQLGKPTAAPTLRWVFQCFMSIHLVTVAQSKQITNLTSERHWILNFFGAPCRKYYLLC; from the coding sequence ATGACAGCATCACCATTAGATATAAGAGTACAGGATATTGACCACTGTGGGATAGTCGCAGGCATATGTGACGAAATGGAACTAGTAGAGCAAATCAATCGGCTACTAGGAAGCCATCCGCAAGAAATAATTAGTGCAGGTCAAGTGGTAAAAGCAATGATTCTCAACGGATTAGGGTTTGTCAGCGCCCCATTATATCTGTTTGAAAAATTTTTTATTGGCAAAGCTACAGAACACCTCCTGGGAGAGGGGATACATCCAGAACACTTAAACGATGACCGTCTAGGTAGAGTGTTGGACAAACTCTACTCCAAAGGGCTAACAGAAGTATTTGTAACGGTGGCACTATCTGCGGCTCGTAAATTTGGTGTAAAAATGGACAGTTTACACCTGGATTCAAGTTCGTTTCACGTCGATGGTGATTACACACTCCAAACTGGAGAGGAGGAAGCAGAACCTGGAACAATCCACATAACTTATGGTTATTCGAGAGATCACCGCCCAGACTTAAAGCAATTTATTCTCGACTTGATGTGTAGTGGAGATGGAGACATACCGCTATATTTAAGAGTCGCAGATGGGAATGAATCAGACTCAGCCATGTTTGCCAAATTAATCGCGGACTTCAAACGGCAATGGCTCCTTGATGCTTTGTTTGTAGCTGATGCGGCACTGTACACAGAAGAGAACTTGCAACAAATGAAGCAGTTACGTTGGGTATCGAGAGTACCAATCACTTTGACTGCTGCTAAACAGTTGTTAGATAACATTCATGAAAATGCATTTGTTTCCAGTTCATTACCGGGATACCGTATCGCTTCATGTTGTAACTTTTATGCCGACATACTACAACGTTGGATAGTAGTTGAAAGTCAAGTCCGTAAACAAGCTGACCTCAAGCAGCTAGAAAAACGTTTATCTAAGCAGTTGACTAAAGCCCAAACCGAACTTAAACAGTTATCTCAACAGCAGTTTGCTTGTGAAAAAGATGCCCAACTTGCTGCTGAACGCATGAATTGTAAGTTGCCTTTACATCAGCTAGTTGATATCAAAGTAGTTGAAATTTTGCAGCACAAGGGACGTGGTAGACCGCGAAAGAATGCTGTTATAGAAAAGCACTATCAACTTTGTGCAACACTTGCACCCAAACAAACTGCTATAGATGTTGAAGTCCAAAGAGCCGGTAGGTTCCTCCTAGCAACCAATGTTCTTGATGCTTCTAAGTTAAGTGATGATCATGTGTTAATTGAGTATAAGGCACAGCAATCTACCGAACGCGGTTTTCGCTTTCTCAAAGACCCGCTATTCTTTACTTCCAGTGTCTTCCTCAACTCACCCAAACGGGTTGCCGCATTAGCCATGATTATGGGCTTGTGTTTGCTTGTTTATAGTTTGGGTCAAAGGGCATTGCGTCAAGCACTCAATAGAGCTAAAAAGACTATCGATGATCAGTTGGGTAAACCTACTGCTGCTCCGACTCTACGCTGGGTCTTTCAATGTTTTATGTCGATTCACTTAGTTACTGTTGCCCAAAGCAAGCAAATTACTAATTTGACTTCCGAAAGACACTGGATTCTCAACTTTTTTGGTGCCCCCTGTCGAAAATATTATCTGCTTTGCTAA